A region of Corvus cornix cornix isolate S_Up_H32 chromosome 3, ASM73873v5, whole genome shotgun sequence DNA encodes the following proteins:
- the TCF21 gene encoding transcription factor 21 yields the protein MSTGSLSDVEDLQEVEMLECDGLKMDTNKEFGASTESNEEGSNGENGSPQKGRGASGKRKKAPPKKSPLNGVSQEGKQVQRNAANARERARMRVLSKAFSRLKTTLPWVPPDTKLSKLDTLRLASSYIAHLRQILANDKYENGYIHPVNLTWPFMVAGKPESDLKEVVNTNRLCGPTAS from the exons ATGTCCACTGGGTCCCTCAGTGATGTGGAAGATCTGCAGGAGGTGGAGATGCTGGAGTGCGATGGGCTGAAAATGGATACTAACAAAGAGTTTGGGGCGTCCACCGAGAGCAACGAGGAGGGATCCAATGGCGAGAATGGCTCCCCTCAGAAGGGGAGAGGGGCCTCGGGCAAGAGGAAAAAGGCTCCCCCCAAGAAGAGCCCTTTAAATGGAGTGAGCCAGGAGGGAAAGCAGGTACAGAGAAACGCTGCCAACGCCAGGGAGAGGGCGAGGATGAGGGTCCTTAGcaaagccttctccaggcttaaGACCACCCTACCCTGGGTGCCCCCAGACACCAAACTTTCCAAACTGGACACCTTGAGGTTGGCCTCCAGCTACATTGCTCACCTGAGGCAGATCCTGGCCAATGACAAGTATGAGAACGGCTACATCCACCCAGTCAACTTG ACTTGGCCTTTTATGGTAGCCGGCAAACCCGAGAGTGACCTGAAAGAAGTGGTGAACACAAACCGCTTGTGCGGCCCGACAGCATCCTGA